A portion of the Vreelandella subglaciescola genome contains these proteins:
- a CDS encoding co-chaperone YbbN, with translation MPIIDPRTGEALTAPLDQTAATPEASPAQPAAPGDNAATGEVRREDVILDADASNIQQILEASMQVPFLLGCWSPESEACQTLMPVLEKLALEYRGAFVLARLDVAANPEIAGQLGVGSVPDVKLVSQGGLVDGFQGALPEKELREWLGRYFQAPEDAPASPEELAAAALDAGDTATAREIYQTLVEQYPEHYAYQVSLARTLVTEGLSDDARGVLDNLPPEERDAAPARGVRASIEFGERALPPAEIDALGERDDSDAQFQRALRHLADGSYEAGLEGLLRLMKSDRAYSDDAARKTLLQVFDALGADHPLTVTYRRKLFAQLY, from the coding sequence ATGCCGATTATTGACCCGCGTACCGGCGAAGCGCTGACCGCCCCGCTCGATCAGACCGCTGCGACGCCCGAGGCCTCGCCCGCACAGCCCGCTGCCCCGGGCGATAACGCTGCCACCGGCGAGGTGCGCCGCGAAGACGTGATCCTCGACGCGGATGCCAGCAACATCCAGCAGATCCTCGAAGCCTCCATGCAGGTGCCGTTTTTGCTCGGCTGCTGGTCACCCGAGTCCGAAGCGTGCCAGACGCTGATGCCGGTACTCGAGAAGCTCGCGCTGGAATACCGCGGCGCGTTTGTGCTGGCAAGGCTCGACGTAGCGGCCAATCCCGAGATTGCCGGCCAGTTGGGCGTGGGGTCGGTGCCGGACGTCAAGCTGGTCAGTCAGGGCGGGCTGGTCGATGGCTTTCAGGGGGCATTGCCGGAAAAAGAGCTGCGTGAATGGCTGGGGCGCTACTTTCAGGCACCGGAAGACGCCCCGGCCAGCCCCGAGGAGCTGGCCGCCGCCGCGCTTGACGCCGGCGATACCGCTACCGCCCGGGAAATCTACCAAACGCTGGTCGAGCAGTATCCCGAACATTACGCCTATCAGGTCAGTTTGGCGCGCACGCTGGTGACCGAAGGTTTGAGCGACGACGCCCGCGGCGTGCTCGACAATCTGCCGCCCGAAGAGCGCGACGCCGCCCCGGCGCGGGGCGTGCGTGCCAGCATCGAGTTTGGCGAGCGCGCCCTGCCCCCGGCCGAGATCGATGCGCTGGGCGAGCGCGACGACAGCGACGCGCAGTTTCAGCGCGCCCTGCGCCATCTCGCCGACGGCAGCTACGAAGCAGGGCTTGAAGGCCTGCTGCGTCTGATGAAAAGCGATCGCGCGTATAGCGACGACGCCGCGCGCAAGACGCTTTTGCAGGTATTCGACGCACTGGGCGCCGACCATCCGCTCACCGTCACGTACCGCCGCAAGCTGTTTGCCCAGCTGTACTAA
- a CDS encoding TIGR00730 family Rossman fold protein, translating to MARFCVYLGSRSGNHPEFRQAAIALGSALAKRGHTLVYGGARVGLMGELANAVLDTGGEAIGVMPDHLVEREQAHFGLSELIRVHDMHERKATMAANADAFMALPGGIGTLEELFEIWTWGYLGLHEKPLGVLNVQDFYSPLLTFLDSTVGHGFLNAPTRDMLLDATTPDTLLDALEAQLQG from the coding sequence ATGGCACGTTTTTGCGTTTATCTCGGCTCACGCTCGGGCAACCATCCCGAGTTTCGTCAGGCCGCCATCGCGTTGGGGTCGGCCCTCGCCAAGCGCGGGCACACGCTGGTCTACGGCGGCGCGCGCGTGGGCCTGATGGGGGAGCTGGCCAACGCCGTGCTGGATACCGGCGGCGAGGCCATCGGCGTGATGCCCGATCATCTGGTCGAGCGCGAGCAGGCGCACTTCGGCCTGAGCGAGCTGATTCGCGTGCACGACATGCACGAGCGCAAAGCCACCATGGCCGCCAACGCCGATGCGTTCATGGCGCTGCCCGGCGGTATCGGCACGCTTGAGGAGCTGTTTGAAATCTGGACCTGGGGCTATCTCGGGCTGCATGAAAAGCCGCTGGGCGTGCTCAACGTGCAGGATTTTTATTCGCCGCTGCTGACCTTTCTTGATTCGACCGTTGGCCACGGCTTTCTCAACGCACCGACCCGCGACATGCTGCTCGATGCCACAACACCCGACACGCTGCTTGACGCGTTGGAAGCCCAGCTGCAAGGCTGA
- a CDS encoding DUF501 domain-containing protein: MLTRTRHAPSASEIDIITCQLGRAPRGLEAIAAVDGEGTPLALRMAPILNGAPFPTLYWLCSERLKVEISHLEAAGVIKQLEQRLQEDPDFLAAYHQSHRDYIAERWEWMSAEQKADIERRGYTQVLTERGVGGIASWDQVRCLHTQYAHHLGSHNVIGQWLDDTYQLASCLP, translated from the coding sequence ATGCTGACCCGTACCCGGCACGCCCCTTCGGCGTCTGAGATTGATATCATCACCTGCCAGCTGGGCCGCGCGCCCCGCGGTCTTGAGGCCATTGCCGCCGTCGACGGTGAAGGCACGCCGCTGGCGCTGCGCATGGCGCCGATCCTCAACGGCGCGCCCTTCCCCACGCTTTACTGGCTATGTTCCGAGCGTCTGAAGGTGGAAATTTCGCACCTCGAAGCCGCCGGCGTGATCAAACAGCTGGAGCAGCGGCTTCAGGAAGACCCCGACTTTCTCGCCGCCTATCACCAGAGCCACCGCGACTACATCGCCGAGCGCTGGGAGTGGATGAGCGCAGAACAAAAGGCTGACATCGAACGCCGCGGCTATACCCAGGTGCTCACCGAACGCGGCGTCGGCGGCATTGCCAGCTGGGATCAGGTGCGCTGCCTGCACACCCAGTACGCCCACCATCTGGGCAGCCACAACGTGATTGGCCAATGGCTCGACGATACGTACCAGCTGGCCAGCTGCCTGCCCTGA
- a CDS encoding NAD(P)H-quinone oxidoreductase → MHAVTFSQQHADWQEVPDLAPPGEGEVQLRVAYAGVNRADLMQRAGQYAPPPGVSDIPGLEVSATVANVGASVDHLAVGDRVCALLTGGGYAEMVNVDARQVLPLPRGLDLRTGAALPEVFATAWLNLFMEGNLQAGERVLLHAGASGVGSAAIQLCRAFGHPCFVTAGSRAKLDACHKLGADAGFNRHDGSFADAVQAWGEVDVILDPVGASYLPDNQRVLNTDGRLVLIGIMGGRHAELDMGRLLMKRQRLLGSTLRSKPAAAKGAIMQALYTHVWPLLESGEISALLDRCWPIEQVNDAHAHMESNANTGKVLLMINAGD, encoded by the coding sequence ATGCACGCCGTTACCTTCAGCCAGCAGCACGCCGACTGGCAGGAAGTGCCCGATCTCGCCCCGCCCGGCGAAGGCGAGGTACAGCTTCGGGTGGCCTACGCCGGCGTTAACCGCGCCGATCTGATGCAGCGCGCCGGCCAGTATGCGCCGCCGCCCGGCGTGTCTGACATACCCGGGCTTGAAGTCAGCGCCACGGTGGCCAACGTGGGAGCCAGCGTCGACCATTTGGCCGTCGGCGACCGGGTCTGTGCACTGCTGACCGGCGGCGGCTACGCCGAGATGGTCAACGTCGATGCCCGTCAGGTGCTGCCGCTGCCGCGCGGGCTCGACCTGCGCACGGGCGCGGCGCTGCCGGAAGTCTTCGCCACCGCGTGGCTTAACCTGTTTATGGAAGGCAACCTGCAGGCCGGCGAGCGCGTACTGCTGCACGCCGGCGCCAGCGGCGTGGGCAGCGCGGCCATTCAGCTGTGCCGCGCATTCGGCCACCCGTGCTTTGTGACGGCCGGCAGCCGCGCCAAGCTCGACGCCTGCCATAAACTCGGCGCCGACGCGGGCTTCAACCGCCACGACGGCAGCTTTGCTGACGCGGTACAAGCCTGGGGCGAGGTGGATGTAATTCTTGATCCGGTGGGGGCAAGCTACCTGCCCGACAATCAGCGCGTGCTGAACACCGACGGGCGGCTGGTGCTGATCGGCATTATGGGCGGCCGTCACGCCGAGCTGGATATGGGACGACTGCTGATGAAGCGTCAGCGTCTGCTGGGCTCAACCCTGCGCAGTAAGCCGGCCGCAGCCAAGGGCGCCATCATGCAAGCGCTTTATACCCACGTTTGGCCGCTTTTGGAAAGCGGTGAAATTAGCGCGCTGCTCGACCGCTGCTGGCCCATTGAGCAGGTCAACGACGCCCACGCGCACATGGAAAGCAATGCCAATACGGGCAAGGTGCTATTAATGATTAACGCTGGAGATTAA
- a CDS encoding MalY/PatB family protein, with protein sequence MAFDFATPIERRTPDGGWSSKKWHRYASEVLPLWVADMDFRSPPNVNEALARHVDHGVYGYANVSAGLESALCEWSETHYGWAIEPGWQQWLPGVVPALHVASLALTNPGDGVLTVTPIYPPFLSVAQHTGRLAQQAALAPPDAPGGDWRLDLDALEAAITPETRLLLWCQPHNPTGRVWREDELAGLAELAVRHNLYVVSDELHCDLLLDEGARHRPLAAAFPELLARTITLWAPSKTFNLAGLSTACAVIADPALRQRFQAATKGLLPECNVLGLTAAEAAYSAGEPWRQALLETLRSHRQRLIEQVAQWPGVSMSAPESTYLAWLDMRDAGLGATPQTTLLEQAGVALSDGADFGNPGFVRLNFGTTATQLDAALERMDALLKG encoded by the coding sequence ATGGCGTTTGATTTTGCCACGCCGATTGAACGGCGCACCCCCGACGGCGGCTGGTCGTCAAAAAAATGGCACCGCTACGCAAGCGAGGTGCTACCGCTTTGGGTCGCGGATATGGATTTTCGTTCGCCGCCCAACGTTAATGAGGCGCTGGCCCGCCACGTGGATCACGGCGTTTACGGCTACGCCAACGTGTCCGCCGGGCTTGAGTCAGCGCTTTGCGAGTGGAGCGAAACCCACTACGGCTGGGCGATTGAGCCCGGCTGGCAGCAGTGGTTGCCAGGCGTGGTGCCGGCGCTGCACGTGGCAAGCCTGGCGTTGACCAACCCCGGCGACGGCGTGTTGACCGTGACGCCGATTTACCCGCCGTTTTTGAGCGTCGCCCAGCATACCGGCCGGCTGGCGCAGCAGGCCGCGTTGGCACCGCCTGACGCGCCGGGTGGCGACTGGCGCCTTGACCTTGACGCACTTGAAGCCGCGATTACCCCCGAGACCCGTCTGCTGCTGTGGTGCCAGCCGCATAACCCCACCGGGCGCGTATGGCGCGAAGATGAGCTTGCTGGGCTTGCCGAGCTGGCGGTGCGGCACAATTTATACGTGGTCTCGGACGAGCTGCACTGCGATTTGCTGCTGGATGAGGGCGCACGCCATCGGCCGCTGGCGGCGGCCTTCCCCGAGCTGCTGGCGCGTACCATCACGCTCTGGGCACCGTCGAAAACCTTCAACCTGGCCGGGCTAAGCACCGCCTGCGCGGTGATTGCCGATCCCGCGCTGCGCCAGCGTTTTCAGGCGGCGACAAAAGGGCTGCTGCCCGAATGCAACGTGCTGGGGCTAACCGCCGCCGAGGCGGCCTACAGCGCAGGCGAGCCGTGGCGCCAGGCGCTGCTGGAAACGCTGCGGAGCCACCGCCAGCGCCTGATCGAGCAGGTCGCACAATGGCCGGGGGTGAGCATGAGCGCGCCCGAGTCGACCTATCTGGCCTGGCTGGATATGCGCGACGCGGGGCTGGGTGCCACGCCGCAGACGACGCTGTTGGAGCAGGCCGGCGTGGCGCTGTCCGACGGCGCGGATTTCGGCAATCCGGGCTTCGTGCGGCTGAATTTTGGCACCACGGCCACCCAGCTGGACGCCGCCCTTGAGCGCATGGACGCGCTACTCAAGGGCTAA
- a CDS encoding efflux RND transporter periplasmic adaptor subunit encodes MRKLAAFLCAALVLSGCGDPSADGAGQTQEQRVKTGVVTPVTAPTIRLTGVIRARYETPQAFQVGGQIATRKVDSGQRVVKGDVLFTLDPSDLRQSLSASKAELASAQASAAVARADLERDRKLFKRDYLSRQAFDRAQLSAEQADTQEDAARARMEQAQNALEYATLRAESDGLLIEVSGEPGQVVQTGHPVARLAKAGPREVEVAFPSDVRPPASGELLLNEARIALERREVSGSVDAASRTWQARYRLADGSPAEELPDGIGLGLGLGEVVQTRFETTPAGAAMAHNAPSLYRVPVAAVDERGDGPRLWHIVDGKARAFAVTVAKIERDRALVSGSELSDGMRVIALGTHLLAPAMPVRALDAPRDDEE; translated from the coding sequence ATGCGTAAATTAGCGGCCTTTTTATGCGCTGCGCTGGTGCTTTCCGGCTGTGGCGACCCTTCGGCGGACGGCGCCGGCCAGACGCAGGAACAGCGCGTCAAGACCGGCGTGGTAACGCCGGTGACGGCACCGACGATTCGCCTGACCGGGGTGATTCGCGCGCGCTATGAAACACCTCAGGCGTTTCAGGTCGGCGGCCAAATTGCCACCCGCAAGGTGGACTCGGGCCAGCGGGTGGTCAAAGGCGACGTGCTGTTTACGCTGGATCCGAGCGATTTGCGCCAGTCGCTGAGCGCGTCGAAGGCCGAATTGGCTTCGGCGCAGGCCTCGGCGGCGGTGGCCCGGGCGGATCTGGAGCGCGACCGCAAGCTGTTCAAACGCGACTATCTGAGCCGTCAGGCATTTGACCGCGCCCAACTTTCCGCCGAGCAGGCCGATACCCAGGAAGATGCCGCCCGAGCGCGCATGGAGCAGGCACAAAACGCGCTGGAATACGCCACGTTGCGCGCCGAAAGCGACGGCCTGCTGATTGAGGTCAGCGGCGAGCCGGGGCAGGTGGTACAAACCGGCCACCCGGTGGCGCGGCTGGCCAAGGCCGGCCCGCGCGAGGTCGAAGTCGCGTTTCCGTCTGATGTACGCCCGCCGGCGAGCGGCGAGCTGCTGCTGAATGAGGCGCGTATTGCGCTGGAGCGCCGCGAAGTGTCCGGCTCGGTGGATGCGGCCAGCCGTACCTGGCAGGCGCGCTACCGGCTGGCCGATGGTTCGCCCGCGGAAGAACTGCCTGACGGAATCGGGCTGGGCCTTGGCTTAGGCGAGGTGGTGCAAACCCGCTTTGAGACAACGCCGGCGGGCGCGGCAATGGCACATAACGCGCCGTCGCTTTACCGCGTGCCGGTGGCCGCCGTGGACGAGCGCGGTGATGGACCACGGCTGTGGCATATTGTTGACGGCAAAGCCCGGGCGTTTGCCGTCACGGTGGCAAAAATCGAGCGCGACCGGGCGCTGGTCAGCGGCAGCGAATTAAGCGACGGTATGCGCGTGATTGCGCTGGGGACGCACCTGCTGGCGCCGGCTATGCCCGTGCGCGCCCTTGATGCCCCGCGTGACGACGAGGAGTAA
- a CDS encoding GNAT family N-acetyltransferase, which translates to MSTPDAAVDAAFDSLRPCPLTLRRQAVLQLAGAQYTAGRRELAQAVDAHLEAPDHDWDGLWVAMHGDTLKAALWVQPLPGNMAQLWQPHATGDIAAELLAAGRRFMHEQGFALCQTVLTPEDTAAARQLEDAGMRLLAPLEYLTAPVSAPTATPAIRLVPWATLGREQQIALLGDVQQDSLDCVALREALDTEALLAGFLQQDASAPAHWWAIYPADTPDAAPIGALLLAPRPEVQGMELLLMGLTPQARGRGLGRAVLDAAFAEAYKADAERVLLSVDTTNTPACRLYQRAGFTGYSRQQVYAWTARQAD; encoded by the coding sequence ATGTCTACCCCCGATGCCGCGGTTGATGCGGCTTTTGATTCGCTTAGACCCTGCCCCCTGACGCTACGCCGTCAGGCTGTTTTACAGTTGGCGGGCGCGCAATACACCGCCGGCCGCCGCGAGCTGGCCCAGGCAGTTGATGCCCATTTGGAGGCGCCCGACCACGACTGGGACGGACTCTGGGTGGCCATGCACGGCGACACGCTAAAGGCCGCGCTGTGGGTGCAGCCGCTGCCCGGCAACATGGCGCAGCTGTGGCAGCCCCACGCCACGGGCGATATCGCCGCCGAGCTGCTGGCCGCGGGCCGGCGCTTTATGCACGAACAGGGCTTTGCGCTGTGCCAGACCGTGCTGACGCCCGAGGACACCGCCGCTGCCCGGCAGCTCGAAGACGCAGGAATGCGCCTGCTGGCGCCGCTCGAATACCTGACCGCGCCGGTGAGCGCGCCGACGGCAACCCCGGCTATCCGGCTGGTGCCCTGGGCCACGCTTGGCCGCGAGCAACAAATTGCGCTGCTGGGCGATGTACAGCAAGACTCGCTGGACTGCGTCGCGCTGCGCGAGGCGCTGGATACCGAAGCGTTGCTGGCCGGATTCCTGCAGCAGGACGCCAGCGCGCCCGCCCACTGGTGGGCGATTTATCCTGCGGATACGCCGGATGCGGCCCCCATCGGCGCGTTGCTGCTGGCGCCGCGCCCCGAGGTGCAGGGCATGGAACTTCTGCTGATGGGGCTAACGCCGCAGGCGCGTGGCCGAGGGCTGGGGCGTGCGGTGCTTGATGCGGCGTTTGCCGAGGCGTATAAAGCCGACGCCGAGCGCGTGCTGCTCTCGGTGGATACCACCAACACGCCGGCCTGCCGGCTCTATCAGCGCGCCGGATTTACCGGCTATTCGCGCCAGCAGGTTTACGCCTGGACTGCCCGGCAGGCTGACTGA